TGTTCGACGCGCCAGACGAGCGAGGCGAGGATCGCGATCCCCACCGAGAGGATCACCATGCCGTAGAACCCGATCGATCTGATCCAGAGGGTGTGCCAGCCGTCGGCGAATCCGCCGTCACCGGCGAGGGTGCTCACCGAGCCCGCGATCACCATGATGACCGGGAGGAGGACGACGACCGCCCAGCTGGTGGAACGCTTGAGTTTCAGGAACTCGGACGTGACGGGACCCATGGTCATGCCTCCTGACGGTCGAAGCGCCCGGTGACGAGCACGAACAGGCCACCGCCGACGACGGCGAGACCGAGGACGCTGAGCCGGGGAAGGTCGAAGTACACCAATTCCTCGCCGACGTAATCCGCCGGGGCGGTGAGCGAGTAGTAGCCCCAGGGGGTCAGGTGTGCTGCCCACGGCGGCAGGATGGAACTGAAGACGGCGAGGAAGATCCCGACGACGCCGACACCGAGACTGACGAGCTGGTTCTCGATCCGGGCGGCGAGCAGGATCTGGCAGGCCAGGACGGCAAGGTTGATCACGGTCAGCGAGGCGATGTACTCCGCCCACCGCCCGATCGGCACCGGCGCCGAGACGCCGATCGCCGCCCCGAGACCGATCAGCAGCGCTCCCCACGCCACGGTCGCCGAGGTGACCAGGAGCCCGAGTGCGACGAACTTCGCCCGGCAGAGCCGTCCCGGCGTCAGGCCGGACGTCGCGGAGGCCAGCCACCCGTTTCCGGAATGCTCGATCTCCACCTGACGACTGGCGAGCACGGCCAGCACCACCGGGGAGACCAATGAGACTCCCATGCCGAGACCGGCGAACAGCACCTTCCATCCGTACCCGTCGGGGTCGTCGAGCCTGCCGAGCACACCCGACCCGAAGGCGGTGAACGCCGCCATCCCCACCGCACCGACCACCAGCAGCGCGACGACGAGACCGGCCTTGAGACCTCGCATCTTGGCGAACTCGTTCGCGACGGCCTTCGTGCTCATCGTCTTCCCGGCGAGCATCCGCGCCGTCACAGCCCGCCGCCCTCGGTGAGGGACAGGAAGACGTCCTCGAGGGTCTGCTCGTCGCGGCGGACGCCGTAGACGCCGATGCGTTCCCCGACGAGGGCAGCCACCACACCGGCGGCGCCTTGGTTCTTGAGCCCGGGGACTCGGAGGATGCCGTCCGCCACCGTGACGTCCAGGCCGGGCTTCAGGAGTGCCTGCGCCCTGCGCGGATCGGAGCATTCGATGAGGACATCCGGCGTCGAGGCCGTGGAGAGCTCGTCTCGGGTGCCCTGGAAGATCATCCGCCCGCCGGAGAGGATGCCGAGCATCGTGGCGGTCTTGTCGATCTCGCCGAGGAGATGGCTGGAGACCAGGACGGTGACGCCGTCGTCGGCCAGCCGTCGAAGGAGATCGCGAATCTCCTCGATCCCGGCGGGGTCGAGCCCGTTGGTGGGTTCGTCGAGGATGAGCAGCCTCGGCTGCCGCGCGAGCGCCATGGCGATGCCCAGGCGCTGCTTCATGCCGAGGGAGTAGTCGCGGACCTTCTTGTCCAGCTGCCCCTGCATCCGCACCGTCTGCACCGCGAACTCGATCTGCTTGTCGTGCAGATCAAGGAGACGCGCGACGATGCGCAGGTTCTCCCGGCCGGTCAGATGCGCATATCCCGGCGGGGCTTCGATGAGCGAACCGATGCTGCCGAGCTGCTGCCTGCGGGTGGCACGAGTCATGGGTCGACCCATGATCCGGACTTCACCCTCAGACGGGCGGACGAGGGAGAGCAGCATCTTCATCGTGGTGGACTTGCCCGACCCGTTCGGGCCGAGGAACCCGTACACGCACCCTTCCGGGACGCGCAGGTTCAGATCCTCCACGACGGTGCGTGCACCGTACTTCTTGGTGAGGTGATCCGTGGCGACAATGCAGGACATGCCTGCAACGGTGTCAAGATCACCGGCTCGGCTCGTCTGCTGGAACGACTATCTTTCGCTAGTCGTGTCGTTGACGAGTCGCCGGAGCGTAGTCGGCCTGTTTACCTGCCGTCCTGTGCGGACGAGCGTGCGGCGGTGCCTGCTCAGTTCCTGCCGCCTGCGACGAGACCGATCTTGTAGGCGAGAACGACGGCCTGCACCCGGTCACGGAGGCCCAATTTGGTCACGATGCGGCCGACGTGGACGCGGACGGTGTTCTCCGCGATCACCAGCGCATCGGCGATCTCCGCGTTCGACAGTCCCTCGGCCATCCGCGCCAGCACCTCGCGTTCCCGCGCGGTCAGTCCCGACAGCCGAGAACCGGTCCAGGGTTCGCCGTCGTCTCGGCGCGGCGGCCGCCCGGCGGCGAAGTGGTCGAGCAGCCGCCTCGTGGTGCTCGGCGCGACGACGGCGTCGCCCCGGTGCACGTGGACGATCGCGGCGGCCAGCTCGTCCAGCGTCGCGTCCTTGAGCAGGAATCCGCTCGCGCCCGCCTGGATGGCGTCGTAGGCATACTCGTCCAGATCGAAGGTGGTCAGCACCAGCACCTGCGGGCCGCCCCCGACCCGGATGCGGCGGGTCGCCGCCACGCCGTCCATGCGCGGCATCCGGACATCCATGAGCACCACGTCGGCCTCGACCGTGCGGAGCAGCTCGAGGGCGGTGTCGCCGTCATCGGCCTCGCCGACCACGGCGAACTCGGGTCGGGTGCTCAACAGCATCCGGAAGCCCGCCCGATACATCTCCTGGTCGTCGACCAGCATGATGCGGATCGTCACCGGTCACCCTCGATCGGCAGCACCGCGCGGACGTCGAAGCCGCCGCGCAGGCGAGGGCCTGCATGCAGGGTGCCGCCGTAGGCGGTGATCCGCTCGCGCATTCCGATCAACCCGTGTCCGCCCTTCCCACCCGTCCAGGGATCCTCGGGCGGATTCTGCCCGTCGTCACGGACGCGCAGTTCGACGGCATCCTCGTGGTAGTGCACGGCCACGTCGACGATGCTCAGCAGCGTACCGCCGTGTCGCCGTGCGTTCGTGAGTGCTTCCTGGATGATGCGGTAGGCGGCGAGGTCCATCCCGGCGGGCAGCGCCACCGGATCGCCGACCACCGCCACATCGACGCGAAGCCCCGTCGCACGCAGCTCGTCGACCAGCCGATCCAGTCCGGCCAGGCCCGGCTGTGGGACGCGCGAGGCGGTGTCGTCATCGCGAAGCACGTCGAGCATGCGTCGCATCTCCGTCATCGCGGCCCGGCCGGTGTCCCGGACCCGTGCCATCGCACGACCGGCCTCCACGGGCGCCGTCTCGACGGTCCGCGACGCAGCGTCGGCCATCACCACCATGGTGCCGAGGCTGTGCGAGACGATGTCGTGGATCTCCCTGGCGATCCGGGCCCGTTCCTCGGCGGCGGAGATCCGCGCCTGAGCGTCCCGCTGCCGCTCCAGTTCCCGCGCACGATCGCGCAGACTCGCCACCAGCTCCCGGCGGGCTCGCTGCAGTGTGCCCGCCAGCCACACCAGCAGAACGCCGATCATGAACTGCACCATGGCGCCGACGCCGAGGTAGCCGTCGTCGACGTACGGCATGGCGGCGACGGGCAGCCACAGCAGCACCGCCACCACGGACCATCCGCTCTGTGTCCAGGGAAAGCGTGCGGCGAGCGAGAACACCGCGAACACCAGCGTCACGTCCGCAACGAGGAGTCCCGCATCGAACAGCACCTGCACGCAGGCGGCGGCGAACATGACCCCGAACGCCGCGACCGGGTGCGCGCGGCGGAACAGATACGGCACGCACAGGAACACCGAGACACCCAGCAGTCCGAAGACCACCGCCTGCTCGGCGTGCTCGAGGAACGTCGTGATGTGCGAACCGCTGTACGCGAAGATCACGGCGATGGTGATCCCGTCGATCAGTCGGGAGTGCCGTGAAGACCAGTTACTCGCCGTCGTCGGGCTCACGGACGCACCGACGGGCTGTCGCATCACCGGTCGCGTCGCACCCTTCATGCAACCGGAGACTACCGTCGCCATGGACCCGTCCCCTCGGCCGCGAAATCCGCGCGCGATGCGCCGCGGACCGCCCCGACGTCGCGAGTCAGGTCCACTGTTTCACACACTGATCAAACGATTTCTGCAAGAATTTTCAGTCGGCTCGCCGCCGGTAGTGCTCTCAATCCGTCGCAGGTACGACGGCAATCGCCGATCGAGCAGCCCGTGCTCCTCCGCCGATCTCGACGGCCGAATCGCCCTATCCCAACGAACACACTGCTCCGACGGCGAATCGACATGGCGCGCTCCGGCACTCGACACGGGCTGACGGGCGAATCGAACTCAGGGTCGTCAGGCCTTGACGACGACTCCCTGAGTCTTTACCTTCAGAACACATCCCGGAAACCCTGCAAATTCTTCCCTACTCTTGCAAGGCATTGTCACGCCCGAGCGGCGTGCCGTCGACATGCCCTGCTCCGCTTGAGGTGTCGCGGCCGCCCACTCCGCCGCGCCGGGCTGTTTCACGCGTTCCAAGGAGGCAACCGTGAGATCGAGATCCCGTTCCACCACCCGGCCCAGACTCGGCCGATTACTCGCAGGCCTGCTCGCGGGCGTGCTCGCGACGTCCACGGCCACCGGAGTGCTGGCCGCACCGGAGGCCGAGGCGGCGCCGCCCGGCGACAAGGACGTCACCGCTGTGCTCTTCGAGCAGACCTTCTCGTCGGTGGCCCGCGCCTGCACCGAGGTCCTCGGGCCGAAGGGCTACGGCTACGTGCAGGTCTCCCCGCCGCAGGAACGCATCCAGGGCCCGCAGTGGTGGACCGCCTACCAGCCCGTCAGCTACCGGATCGCAGGCCCGCTCGGCGACAGGGCCGCGTTCCAGTCGATGATCTCCACCTGCAACAACGCCGGTGTCGACGTGATCGTGGACGCCGTCGTCAACCACATGTCCGCCGGTTCCGGGACCGGGACGGGCGGCACTCAGTACTCCAAGTACAACTATCCCGGCCACTACCAGGATCAGGACTTCCACGGCTGTCGGCAGCCGATCAACAACTACAACGACCGCTACAACGTCCAGCAGTGCGAACTGGTCGGCCTCTCGGACCTGAACACCGGCAGCGAGTACGTGCGCTCCGAGATCGCCGAGTATCTGAACGACCTGATCTCGATGGGCGTCGACGGGTTCCGCGTCGACGCGGTCAAGCACATGGCCACCGACGATCTCCGCGCCATCAAGAGCAGGCTGTCGAATCCGAACGTCTACTGGGTTCAGGAGGCCATCTTCGGCGCGGGCGAGGCCGTGAGTCCCGCTGAGTACCTCCAGAACGGGGACGTGCAGGAGTTCCGCTACGCCACCGGACTCAAGCGGGTCTTCACCGATGAGAGCCTGGCGTATCTGGCGAACTACGGCGAGGCCTGGGGATTCATGCCCGCCGGGCAGTCCGGGGTGTTCATCGCCAATCACGACACCGAGCGCAACGGCTCGACCATGAACTACCGGGACGGCGCGGCCTACACCCTGGCCCACGTGTTCATGCTGGCGCACCCCTACGGCACGCCCTCGGTGCACTCCGGCTACGACTTCTCCGACCACGACGCGGGCGCGCCCGGCGGCGGGAACGTCGGCGCCTGCTACAGCGGCGGCTGGCGTTGTCAGCACGCCTGGCCGCAGATCGCCAACATGGTCGGCTTCCGCAACGCCGCAGGCGACGCGGGCATCACGAACTGGTGGGACAACGGCAACGACGCCATCGCCTTCGGTCGAGGCGACCGGGCCTTCGTGGCGATCAACCACGAGGGATCGAGCATCACCCAGACCTTCCAGACCTCGCTGCCTGCGGGAACCTACTGCGACGTCCAGCACGGCGATCCGACCTCGGGCGGCGGCTGCACCGGCACCACCTACACCGTCGACGGCGGCGGCCGGTTCACCGCGACCATCGGCGCCCACGACGCCGTGGCCCTCCACGTCGGCGCCACCGGCAGCCCCGGACCCGGCCCAGGCCCTGGACCGGACCCCGGCCGGACCGGTGCGGCGTTCAGCGTGACCGCGACGACGTCCTGGGGCGAGAACATCCTCGTCGTGGGCGACCACGCGGGCCTCGGGGCGTGGAACCCGGCGGCTGCGGTGCCGCTGTCCTCGGCGAGCTACCCGACCTGGACCGGGGACGTCTCGCTGCCCGCAGGCACCGTGGTGCAGTACAAGTACCTGCGCAAGGGCGCGAACGGCTCGGTCACCTGGGAGAGCGGCGCCAATCGCAGCGCCACCGTGCCCGCCAGCGGGGTGGTCCGGATGACGGACGCCTGGCGCGGTTGATCGTCTGACACCGCCCGCGCCGACGTTGCGACCTTCTCCGCCGCGCCCGGCCCTCGTCTCGGACGGGGCCGGGCGCCCGGCTTGCGTCCTGCGCTGTGGCGAGCCCTGCTGTGGCAAGCCCTGCCCTGCTCCTTGCGTGCGGGTGGCCGGACGCCGGCTGGCTGCGTGCGGAATGCCCGCTGCCACGCGGGATCTCGCGCGCACCGCCTGCGGGCCGAACGCCCGGCGACGTGTCCGCGCCCGTCCGCCGCGCCCGCCTGCCCTGCCTGGCAAGCTCGCTGGACGCGCGACTGATCGGAGCGGCCGCCCCGCCGCTCCCGGTTCGGCTGCCGGGTCACCGCCCGCGCCATCGAACAACCGCTCCTCCGGACCGGCTGCGGCCGCGCGGTGGCGAGACGACGGCTCCGGCGCCATGCTGCGGCAGGGTGCGCGTCGGCCGCCTGCACCGGCCATCGCCGCCTGCAGACCGAACGCCCACGACATCAGGGAATATAAGCCGGCACTGATGTCGTGTCGCCTCACCAGGACGAGGAGAGGGAGAAGGCATGAGCGACATCGTCGACCAGGTCAACCAGACGCACCGCGAGGTCGGCACGGGTCGCATCCCCGCAGGCGAGGGCCGCACCGTCCTGCTGCGCAGGCATTACGCGGCCGACGTCGAGGACGTCTGGGACGCCTGCACCGACCCGGACCGCATCAGCCGCTGGTTCCTGCCGATCACCGGAGATCTGCGCCTCGGCGGCCGCTACCAGCTCCAGGGCAATGCGGGCGGGGAGATCCTGCGCTGCGAGCCGCCGAGCCTGCTGGCGGTGACCTGGGTGTTCGGGGACGCTCCGACGGAGGAGGACGTCACCGAGGTGGAGGTGCGACTGGCCCCGGCCCCGGAGGGCGGCACGCTGTTCGAGCTGGTGCACACCGCCGTCGTCGACGAACAGCGATGGGCGCAGTACGGTCCCGGCGCGGTCGGCGTGGGCTGGGATCTCACCGTGATCGGCCTTCACCTGCACCTGAGCGGACAGGTCATCGAGGACCCGGCGGCCTGGGAGTCCTCGCCGGAGGCTCGGGAGCTGGCCGTCACGAGCAGCCTCGCGTGGGGCGCGGCGCTCCAGGCCTCGGGCGCCACCGCAGAGGAGGCCGCCATCGCGGCCGAGAACACCACCGCGTTCTACGCCCCGGAGCCCGACACCGCCCCGTGATCGGCCGCAGGCGCAGCACGCCCCCGATCGGCCCCGTCACGGCATTTCCGTGGCGGGGCTGAACCGGCCCCGTCTGCCGGCCGGCTCCGGCGGCACGAGCCCGCGCGCGCGAGCCCCGACCGCGACCGAACCACCGACGGTGGGCGCCGATCGTGGCACCGAATGATTCGACGACCCGATTCGCCGATCGGTCGAATTCATTCGACGAGAAATCACCGATTCGACTCGACATCGATTGCGACGGGACGGAATCTCCGGGTCTCGTCCCACGAATTCTCGCAATCGGCGGCACAGTGCTGCGTCGAGCGCGGGAATACCGGCCGCCGAACGCCTGATCCCCGCTCGAAGGTTCTTCTTTCGCCGTCAACCATGCGCTAATCTCCACGACACGGAGTCGCCGTCGAACCCGACGACTCGACCACGCTGCGACAGTCGGGGAACCAGGGCCGGCGTCGAAGGAACAGCTCGGACGTCGACGGAGGTTCATGCGTGCGGAATTCCCGCTATTCCGGGGGCCTCCCCGCATCTCCCCACCATTCGATTCCCCGCCGAACGATTCTGCGGGCGGCGGGACACGGACTACTCGCGGCGGGTGCGCTCTCCGCAGTGGCGGGTTGTGGAACGGCGACTCGGGACGGACCCGCGCTGCAATGGTGGGATTACATCATCGAGCCGGAGCGGCAGGCCGGGGTGGCGGCGCTGATCGCCGAGATCGAACGGGCGAATCCCGACATCCGCATCGAGCGGCGGGTGTTCCCCTATGCCGATCTGCAGCCCG
The Actinoalloteichus fjordicus DNA segment above includes these coding regions:
- a CDS encoding carbohydrate-binding module family 20 domain-containing protein; its protein translation is MRSRSRSTTRPRLGRLLAGLLAGVLATSTATGVLAAPEAEAAPPGDKDVTAVLFEQTFSSVARACTEVLGPKGYGYVQVSPPQERIQGPQWWTAYQPVSYRIAGPLGDRAAFQSMISTCNNAGVDVIVDAVVNHMSAGSGTGTGGTQYSKYNYPGHYQDQDFHGCRQPINNYNDRYNVQQCELVGLSDLNTGSEYVRSEIAEYLNDLISMGVDGFRVDAVKHMATDDLRAIKSRLSNPNVYWVQEAIFGAGEAVSPAEYLQNGDVQEFRYATGLKRVFTDESLAYLANYGEAWGFMPAGQSGVFIANHDTERNGSTMNYRDGAAYTLAHVFMLAHPYGTPSVHSGYDFSDHDAGAPGGGNVGACYSGGWRCQHAWPQIANMVGFRNAAGDAGITNWWDNGNDAIAFGRGDRAFVAINHEGSSITQTFQTSLPAGTYCDVQHGDPTSGGGCTGTTYTVDGGGRFTATIGAHDAVALHVGATGSPGPGPGPGPDPGRTGAAFSVTATTSWGENILVVGDHAGLGAWNPAAAVPLSSASYPTWTGDVSLPAGTVVQYKYLRKGANGSVTWESGANRSATVPASGVVRMTDAWRG
- a CDS encoding ABC transporter permease — protein: MSTKAVANEFAKMRGLKAGLVVALLVVGAVGMAAFTAFGSGVLGRLDDPDGYGWKVLFAGLGMGVSLVSPVVLAVLASRQVEIEHSGNGWLASATSGLTPGRLCRAKFVALGLLVTSATVAWGALLIGLGAAIGVSAPVPIGRWAEYIASLTVINLAVLACQILLAARIENQLVSLGVGVVGIFLAVFSSILPPWAAHLTPWGYYSLTAPADYVGEELVYFDLPRLSVLGLAVVGGGLFVLVTGRFDRQEA
- a CDS encoding response regulator, with protein sequence MLVDDQEMYRAGFRMLLSTRPEFAVVGEADDGDTALELLRTVEADVVLMDVRMPRMDGVAATRRIRVGGGPQVLVLTTFDLDEYAYDAIQAGASGFLLKDATLDELAAAIVHVHRGDAVVAPSTTRRLLDHFAAGRPPRRDDGEPWTGSRLSGLTAREREVLARMAEGLSNAEIADALVIAENTVRVHVGRIVTKLGLRDRVQAVVLAYKIGLVAGGRN
- a CDS encoding SRPBCC family protein: MSDIVDQVNQTHREVGTGRIPAGEGRTVLLRRHYAADVEDVWDACTDPDRISRWFLPITGDLRLGGRYQLQGNAGGEILRCEPPSLLAVTWVFGDAPTEEDVTEVEVRLAPAPEGGTLFELVHTAVVDEQRWAQYGPGAVGVGWDLTVIGLHLHLSGQVIEDPAAWESSPEARELAVTSSLAWGAALQASGATAEEAAIAAENTTAFYAPEPDTAP
- a CDS encoding sensor histidine kinase — protein: MSPTTASNWSSRHSRLIDGITIAVIFAYSGSHITTFLEHAEQAVVFGLLGVSVFLCVPYLFRRAHPVAAFGVMFAAACVQVLFDAGLLVADVTLVFAVFSLAARFPWTQSGWSVVAVLLWLPVAAMPYVDDGYLGVGAMVQFMIGVLLVWLAGTLQRARRELVASLRDRARELERQRDAQARISAAEERARIAREIHDIVSHSLGTMVVMADAASRTVETAPVEAGRAMARVRDTGRAAMTEMRRMLDVLRDDDTASRVPQPGLAGLDRLVDELRATGLRVDVAVVGDPVALPAGMDLAAYRIIQEALTNARRHGGTLLSIVDVAVHYHEDAVELRVRDDGQNPPEDPWTGGKGGHGLIGMRERITAYGGTLHAGPRLRGGFDVRAVLPIEGDR
- a CDS encoding ABC transporter ATP-binding protein, producing the protein MSCIVATDHLTKKYGARTVVEDLNLRVPEGCVYGFLGPNGSGKSTTMKMLLSLVRPSEGEVRIMGRPMTRATRRQQLGSIGSLIEAPPGYAHLTGRENLRIVARLLDLHDKQIEFAVQTVRMQGQLDKKVRDYSLGMKQRLGIAMALARQPRLLILDEPTNGLDPAGIEEIRDLLRRLADDGVTVLVSSHLLGEIDKTATMLGILSGGRMIFQGTRDELSTASTPDVLIECSDPRRAQALLKPGLDVTVADGILRVPGLKNQGAAGVVAALVGERIGVYGVRRDEQTLEDVFLSLTEGGGL